The genomic segment TTGTGCTGTGTTTTGAATCATGCAGCAGACAACTAGTGGAACACTGTGTTGGATCTACAACACAAACCACTTTTTTTAGCGCGTTTAAGATGCGCTCTGGGAGACCGAGAACTGTGAGCGTATCATATGAAAAAAAGGAAGCAATCAAAAAACGCCATAGTAGAAACCAACCCGCATCAATCAAATGTGTTTTATCAGCCCTTTAAGTCATGCAGCAAATATAAAATTAGAAAATGATATTGCTGCATGTTTTTGTTTACAGTATGACAGTCTCAAACTCGCTGTATTATATAAATGGCACTTTACAGTGTTGTGTGCTGAGCTGAAGGAACATACCAATCAGGGTGGGGCGTATGGCTCTGGGGGAAATGACGCACATTGCAGAAATGACTTTTTCCGCGCATTGACACCAAGTGGAATTCAAATGTATTCCACAGCGCCAAACATGTATTTCCTTTTTTCTTATTAATTTTTCAATTTGTCATTCATGTTTCAtcttattttgtgttaaaaaattaaGACATTTGAGAAGATTGGAATTTTTTGATGTGACCCAGCCTCACCCATATTCTGCTTCCggcggcccccaggtaaattgagtttgagacccctgctcattagggttgtacggtataccggtactaataaagtaccgcagtactaatgaaATAAAAACGgtattatactaattattatgaattacatttgtaacacactttacatttgttaaaatctcaaagtgctacaaagtattaaaaaaaaaaggtaaaaaataaaaatagaaagttagaatatataatagaaaattaagatagaaataaaaacaagaaaaaccctagataaaacatagaaacaccTCTAAAACTGAAACTGCCTCCAAAACAAACCAgtactgttttttaaaatttttacggACAATCCGGCGCGCCGTCGTGACGTTGCTGGAGCAGAGGcacatgttcggcaacgcacacgtacgcagtacttacaagcagacacggtgttgAAACATAAGCGGCACATATGCTCAATTACTGTTAAGTGACCAATGCTGTGCCCTGCTTTTTACCTGCGGGTGGGGCCCAAATGTGTTCGTACATAGAGAAATGGCTCGCACACCGAGGCATATTTGGCTCGCTCTAAACGTTCTTAAATCGAAAAGTTCGCGAacagaggggtttgtaaatcgaggtcccACTGTCCTACATTTTTTTCTTCGTGACCCACATTTGCAAAAAGGTTCGATTTAATCAACAATTTGTGAGTGTCAGGCTGCGGTCTGGACCTTTCCCGTTTACCTTTTATATTACTGTAAAGACAAGAAGTATGTGcagggtaaaataaaacagtttctcCAGACACAAGAAATAAtgcaagaaattaacaaattaaaatgtttaatttttttaatcttatttctaatttttttaaaaatttttaattaatcagtccaacaaaataataccataataatacaattccaaaaccaaacccggcccagcaacattcagaatagcaatcgacagagcaattgagaggacacacaaacatgacacaaaacaatccaaaagtagtcaaaaatgaataatatcaaacaacagtatcaatattaacaaGAATTCCAAcacagcagtgattagaaatcgctcattgacattatcatcacagccatttataaataataaaataaaaacatttaaaaaaagaacaatagtgtcacagtggcttacacttgcatcacatctctaAGCTTGACCATACATTGTTAatgtaatagttaaaacaaatttaaatgatggatcccatattccaatatatgactcattaataTCTAAACGAATCAGTTTTTTCtcctgatatcatctccatagcttgtgtatagcagtcagtatgagttagaccattaacatctatccatttttttaatattactctttgtattatgatgcatattgaaataaatgcatttttactctttgatgacacgttactaaaatgatgcagatcaccaagaatacaagtttgcagtgtcattgggatgttaaTATTTAGGAATGGGATTGCTTCtgttactccctccgaggtcttaatcaaggctcaagttGTTCGTTTTTCTCACACAGACATTTATTTCAGCCACGCCTTCTTCTCGTTAACAACGATGCCAAATTAATGCCATCAGAACTAATAAATAAGAAAACCAGAacttacaattattctgacatcaaATAATagaaaacacattgatttcacatacatAATCAGAAAAAATCATACCTCATTGGCCTTACAAACTCAGAGGGAATAAAGTTTCTTTTGAAGCCGAGACTCTATTAACCTCTTCCATCAAATGCTTgctgtctcatgctgcttcccttattccgtcacatattaattgtccccccaacaatgtgaccaaaccggaacaaaaaatatgttcctctccaatttacatgggttttgtaacaaaaataaagttaacatatacttgcatgaaattaccaaagaaaatacatttttaatcacattatatgtaaatatgaacttatatttatacattgtatttatttattctaaccaactatgaaattatataacatatatacaatgtgcttctgtcagcagctacagcttcttttgttgttttcaaccataactcttttattctctgacattcccacaataaatgaacaagagttccctcagctgcccgacacttcatacataacttgccatctactgcaccaattttaaacagctgagaagatgtaaattacaatctattcaagaccttaaattgactcagcttatttttaatgcttctaaagggcttattggcatttttccaaatatcattccatgatatgtctctttcatctaaaatgtttagtcatccatttccgaacacatgcatcctTTGCATTTCTAGTATGATGTTCATTTACTATTCCATAAAAtcttttaattaatttcttaattgtattttgattaaaaagtgcacaaATTATCATTgaacctcagtaaaactaaaagaatgctatttggtaacagtagaatagaaagtcaaacacaaatagacggacTAGACATTGAAAGGGGGAAAGTAAACACATTTTTGAGTGTAATAATTGATGatgaaaaatatacaacaatacatacatcaataatgaataacgcTAAATatgtaaaggaccaaaaatcacttcatactcTCTACTGCTcgatagtgttaccatatctgagttattgtggagaaatatgggaaacaactacaaatgagtCTTATacagtataagtgttataatgaagacaacaaatgatgtgtctatattagctataatagcctactatcaaaatgactttaaaagtcttatataagtgttataatgaagacaacacatgatgtaagtgtctatattagcttactatcaaaatgactttaaaagtcttatataagtgttataatgaaggcaacacacgatgtaagtgtctatattagcttattagcctactatcaaaatgactttaaaagttttatataagtgttataatgaaggcaacacatggtgtaagtgtctatattagctattagcCTAATAATGACTTAACAagtcttataagtgttataataaagactaATCACAGTGTTATAATAAGACTacctgatgtaagtgtctatattagctttattagcttactagcaaaatgactttaaaagtcttatataagtgttataatgaagacaacacattttgtaagtgtctatattagctatattagcctactatcaaaatgactttaaaagtcttacataagtgttataatgaagacaacacatgatgtaagtgtctatattagctttattagccattagcaaaatgactttaaaagtcttatatactgtaagtgttataatgaagacaacacatgttgtaagtgtctatattagctatattagcctactgtcaaaatgacttaaaaagtcctacataagtgttataatgaagacaacacatgatgtaagtgtctatattagcctactatcaaaataacttaaaaagtattatataagtgttataatgaagacaacacatgatgcaagtgtctatattagctatattagcctactatcaaaatgactttaaaagtcttacataagtgttatgatgaagacaacgcatgatgtaagtgtctatattagctatattagcctactatcaaaatgactttaaaagtcttacataagtgttatgatgaagaccgcatgatgtaagtgtctatattagctatattagcctactatcaaaatgactttaaaagtcttacataagtgttatgatgaagaccgcatgatgtaagtgtctatgttagcctaTTATCAAAGGCTGAGGCAAATcttcagaaatgttgtatttaaatttttattctatacatttttgcaacattggaaaacattactaaaatggaggcttctcacaggatgagatcacttctggaaattactggctcagaatggccaaatgtatagatgtgtgtgaccaagtttaaaacttttggtggacaaaatgagacaaagaaggagtggcataaaacacgtctttctgtggcagcgtcggagaaagttgtacatgtaaacaaagtacgatgagttcaaggactgctgaaattagtaggacaaaacggtgcttgccaaatcctctcatcagtgaagcatgttaatataaacagtgggatttctaacaattaggaaggtttgtgtcatgtttgttctcctacaggaaatatattaaaacaaaaaatatattggttttttttcatctttttccattttcactccGCTCTGAAAAAGGTCCAGGGAGCTACTAGGGCAGCGCTATGTGGctatagagccgcgggttgctgacccccgccctcggtgaaccataaattacttatttttttatgagAACTTAATTATTGTGTACATGTTTATACCtctaatatgtatttatgtatctaATAATTGTTTACTTATTTATTGTATATTAAATGATTTACTCATGTATTTATTCAgcgttctgttacaaacagagaacaaaaaAATGGGATAGAATTGCTATGATACgaaaagtggtaggattaaataagctctgcttcgtcccactccttttcggacgtgctgtaatgaaataaCAGGAAAATCTGTGATGCACTACATTCTAATTGTAttgcatgcatgttcaaaataaacataaactgaatgtaaacaataaagGTCAGGGAAATGCATCTGCTTCCATATCAATACAGCCATCTGTCCGTGGAGGAAGTGTACCAGCTACAATATAATTCTCAGCAGCCTCGTACATAAAATAAATGAGCAGTATGCGGTTGAAGATTTCTTACTCACAATATTTCCCTTTATTTCTCAGAGGACAGGAAGTTGTTTGTGGGGATGCTGGGAAAGCAACAGAGCGACGAGGACGTGAGAAGGCTGTTTGAGCCCTTTGGCAGCATAGACGAGTGCACGGTGTTAAGAGGACCTGACGGCACCAGCAAAGGTAACATGCACATTATTGACTTGCCGCACATTggaggaataaaataaaaatgaaaaagagCAAAACTAAAAACCTTAAtactaattaaaataataaaaaataaaatttcacctataacacaaagcttgacttttttttttttagtttgacaTGCAAGCAtctgaaataaaaataattaaaaggtaTTAAACAAAAATAGGAAAAAGTAAAACATGTTATAATAATTATACTCTTGTCATCTATACCACCAGTGTTCGTAATAACGGCGTTATATAATACTTTCTCTATTAatgagtaatctaattaattactttcaTTACGTTACAACGCCGTTAGCGAGACGTTTGATGTAacatacttttgatgtggttgtgtGTCAACAagacagcaagttcaatgcaggaaatatctttctactcatgacaaaaaatgaattTGATATtaaataggaagaggcaacatcacacagcaaacaacatgtaatacacacacatacacactactactacgagggaataatgaacagcaTATCAATGATTTAAGTGAaacacttgccatccaaacaatagcCCGTTTGTTGATGAGAAGATATGACGGCCATCAAAGCACATTcaacctctttattaaccagattTAACCAGTGAAACTGctgctgctaagctaacaaactgAGCTAATGTCCTGCTCAGAGCGCACTCTTGCTggcgtcacttggcaacaggcaccgccttttcaaggcgcacacacacaaactctgCTCTCGTAAAACGTCTAcgaactgcatatgccagatatttgactCTTTTTTTCAAGTAACGCATCAATTACTAATTATTTGGTAATTCATCTACTTTTTCGGTAAAGTAACGAATAACGAATAACTATAATTACGGTACCGtactttccgggctatagagcacttcagtttttaagccacacccaccaaatatgagaaaaaataaaaatgtgtacatatattagtcgcactggacaATAATCTGCAGAGATATTTAGGTATGAAAGATTTTGCAAATGCTTGTTTACACACGTTTACGCACATTTTTGCTAATGCGAACAACGctgattcttaaactgtggtatgcgggctccatctagtggtactccaaagaatcacttaattaaatatttacaCACAGTGTTGCTgttaaaactgtgtgtaatgttacagtagtcaaacatattgaatatacttgttaaataaaacctcttgtttttaatgaatacttaagcctagtacgctactatattttaatgttggtcattatggtggtaggggacggcgtggcgaagttggtagagtggctgtgccagcaatcggagtgttgctggttactggggttcaattcccaccttctaccttcatagtcacgtccgttgtgtccttgggcaagacacttcaccctttgcctctgatggctgctggttagcgccttgcatggcagctcccgccatcagtgtgtgaatgtgtgtgtgaatgggtaaatgtggaaatactgtcaaagcgctttgagtaccttgaaggtagaaaagcgctatacaagtacaacccatttatcatttattatttatttacttggaGGCCCAAAGTGTTTTCTGATTGGTGGTTTGTAataaaaagtttgagaactactACTATAGACGAATAGTAGACAAaacgatataccgtattttccggaatatAGAGCGTaccggcatataagccgcacccactaaatttgagaagaaaaaatattttccatatattagctgcacggtataagccgcagatatatatgttgtgaaattagttatttacacagaaatattttgtaaatgttcatGTGCttaccctaattgtttccaaacggtgtctgtcacacggcagtaaaacggctgatcaaacaaaacagaagtcatcgtcatgcacccactagctgtggaagctagctctctaatcagctaaacagactcaataactccacggtgacgtgtcggtgaatttactgaggaatttgtgaaactgaaataatgcaaaaacaatgccattgtaagttagcaATACTAACTCAGACActcgttagcatattagctaacgctaGATTAATTACGAAAGCAcaaacaaatatgcatgaaaacactcctacagacatcacacatgggacgggaaTTGTTTTAGTCAAATTGAGAAACTTACAaaaattgcttggagtgatgaaagaGGAATGCTttcaagcagaaacgctatggacggttttaaaTTTCGGTTTgacgcaaaacaggaagtgcatttTCAACTCTCacaacctgcagtgagcgaactcgtccaaaagatggcgccatagcacaaacaataacccaccatttcagtcctctgcttgggtttGATGAAATCTATTGACCATAAAACTTTATGGCAATTAGTGGAAAAAAAAtccgtaaattagccgcaccgttttataagccgcagggtctaAAGCAGACcttggcaaattaaggcccgggggccacatgcggcccattaggcttttcaatctggcccgccggacattcacaaatatttgttttagatctttaagatagaaactgtagctgccattatgatgtgcagtgatgttttcaaatttacGTAAGTcttttgaactatacaaagtatttcaatggttggaatctgctgttttgcatgatatactagttactatggtcatctaattagttactatggtcatctaagtcacagcagctcagacgaggtaccaagcagtgtgggtgtggagCGTTtctacagagtgtttccagagcggccagcctgaaatgcgggggggttttttgtgtttttttcgcgTTTATATTTAGCtgcgtttgttgcatttttgttgcgtttcgcttggttgtaaaatatgtcgatcgagagggggtgtggcgttcatacgttgtcaatattcagtgttttatcgttcatagttaatattgtaaatcccacattctttattgtcatgtacattttgggtatctcattcagtaaaaaagctTGAAATTCCattcgtttttttaaggcggtccatCATAACGTttttgttcctaaaaatcagatataatatatatataaatttggcccccaagtcaaaataattgcccaggcctggtctaaagtgtaaaaaaaaaagtagtaggtTATAGTCCAGATTTTACGATACCTCCGGTTCAAGGCAAGAAACAGGAATTACATTctacccgcagcacctgcagtgagcgaactcgtccaaaagatggtgccatagcacaaacaataacacaccttttcagtgtctttgtcgGTGTTGAAAAGTatatgttgaatacaaaacagtagtgaagaaaaatccataaattagccgcaccgttttataagccacagggctcaaagcgtaggaaaaaggtttatagtccgaaaaatatcgAACACAAAcctgacttgaatattaatcTTTAGATAATACATATATTTTCCAAACCATGGAAAATCTAAATGTTTTGATTTTACAGTTTTGTTCCCTTACTGACTCTTGTTTTTCTTCTCCAGGGTGTGCGTTTGTAAAGTTCCAGGGCCACTCTGAAGCCCAGGCTGCCATAAATAGTCTGCACGGGAGCCGCACAATGCCTGTAAGTTCAGGACGCATTAGAAAAGTTTGAGGCCGCTCTGAAAACAAAACCGAACGGGGGatgaaaaaagacaaaacatGCTATCTCCGCACAGGGCGCGTCATCCAGTCTGGTGGTGAAGTTTGCCGACACGGAGAAGGAGCGGGGGCTGAGGAGAATGCAGCAAGTGGCCTCCCAGCTGGGCATCTTCAGCCCCATGACGCTCAACTTCCCCGCCTACAATGCCTACACGCAGGCGGTCAATGCTCAGGCAAGTGCTGTACTCTCCAAAAGGATGTAATACGTTTCAAGAGGCTATCAGCGCTCTAATTGGGGGCTAACGTTATTACCCAGACAACAGGACATACGTCATCTGGCATTTGGCTTTCCTGCAACACACAGCCATTAACCCACTGACTCTGGCCATAATGGCCTCGTAATTAGATCTCTATTCATCTGGTCCTCTATCACTCGCTCTGCTTGTCCCTTACTCGTATTTCtgctttttttaatattttttttatttaactgtcTTTGTCTTTGTCCTCGCCCTCCCTGCAGCTTGTCCAGCAGCAGGCCCTGGTCGCCCAGTCAGCGTATTTGTCCCCGGTGGCGACAGTCGCCGCCGTGCAGATGCAGCAGATGGCGGCGCTCAATGCCAACGGAATCATCGCCACGCCCATCACGCCCATCACGCCGTCCTCAggtagacacgcacacacacacacacacacgcacacaccggcCCCTCGACGTAAGCACAGGCGGAGGCACTAAGCGGCCTGTGTGATCTTTAGGGACAAACACTCCGCCGACTATTGCAGCCACGCCTGTGCCAGCTCTCCCTCCTCCAATAGGTGTGAATGGCTACAGCACCGCGCCGACCAATGGCCAACAGGGAACCGAGACATTATACACCAATGGCGTTCACACATATCAAGGTATGTGAAGGAATTCAAAGAAGACATGCATGACGTTTTTACACGTGTGTGACTGATTACTCTCTCACAATAAGAACTAAAAAACCAATTAATTTTGCCTTTACACATAGttagcttaaaggggaactgcactttttggggaattttgcctatcattcataatccagatgcagtgatgggcagtaacaagctacatgtagctaaactatgtagcttaactacatttcctgtAGCTTTGCTACTTttagaccagaggtgtcaaacatgcggcccgtgggccgaatCAAGCCCGCAAACAGCtttcatccggcccgcgggatgagtttgctaagtatgaaaatgagccgacattttggaatgaaagaaactgctgttctaaatgtgtccactagatgtcgcaatagtaattatttgtaactttgtagatgatgctacatatgtaaaaaaaataacaataaaccacatgatgttagtgcacaagtcgaggaaaatgagcaaactacatgctAACGTCCTGTTATttaatattgatattattttatcttgatagattgaaaattaacagcaATGATgagcattatcacataatttattcagaaagtataaataacgacaaatatagggtattatactattaaccgcaacatgtaagtgtaaaaaaaacccaacaacattatgatttgtatattttcaaaatgcgcttgttctatttttaaacaaagaaaacaatctgaagttgtctttatttttaagttatcgtgccgtgattttaccagtccggcccacttgggagtagatttttctccatgtggcccccccgatctataatgagtttgacacccctatttTAGACCCATCGAGGTAGCTTACATCTAAGCTACAAggtacaaagagagaaaatggactgcgagtCCAGGCCAAAAGAAAATACAGTGACCTGgaagaatgagaacatccatacatacggagaaaatccatgatgattggttggcgtacgtatgatgagtcactattggctaaggttagggcgaaacattatggactggccaatcagaagcaagataaggcgggtcatcaaaaAACTCATGTCCCATAACAACGAGACAGAGACAGAGGGATGACTCAAGctgacgtttaaaaaaaaaaaagaaacatacctGAAAATTCACTCCCGCAGATCAGATTTTTTCTTTCGCGAtgaagacgacgtccaggaaacccacaataatgcgtgttctTAGCCATACtttgacaaatgtatgcgtttagagaaaataACACtccaaaccttagtttttagttgtttaaacAAAAACATAGTATAAATCTAAACTGCTCTCTTCACCTAAGACATGGAACACAAATTCAGGTACACACATTAGGTGAGTTGaggtcatgaaaagttttacttcaCTTAACCATTACCAGCTGTTACCAAACAacccacaagtcattgtttttttggtcaaaatatagatgtttttttttactgtaggcagagaaaatgaatTACATTATAGAGGCGGgctaaagaaaaggcaaactaaataaatacatacagtggggtgcgggGACCGCTAGAGGtaattgtagggtgtccccagctaaatgacagatagttaatagtaatggacccttattgtacactctcagttacattaacatataAATGATAGCtatgatatattacatatatcaGATTGAAGATGGGGGTTTTttcacccttcgcgttcatatttcgctgtttgttgcatttttgttgtttcgcttgattttaaaatatgtcgatcgagaaggtgtgtgacgtttatatgttgtcaatattcagtgttttatcattcatagttaatattgtaaatccctcattctttattttcatgtacattctggttatctcattcagtaaaaaaatttaaaattccattccgttgttaaggcggtctgtcataacgtttttagctttcagacATTTTGTGacatattgtgaggttttgtataccGGCCccctgacacatttttttctctaaatttggcccaccgagtcaaaataattgcccaggcctgccctcgggtaacaacgttaatataaGTTTGATGAACTGttaatgtttgatgaaacgtatgTTATAAGTATgactgtatgtttgtatatgtgcttgtgtttgtacagtatgtgtatacagcatgtatgtttgtacagtgaatgtgcgtgtggatgtatgtaccgtgtgtgtgtatgagtgtacgtatgtactattgtatgtatgtataattgtgtgtaagtgcatatgtgtgtgtctttgtatgtacaatatacttgTCTCCCAAGTATGTGtgggagccaaagtacggccctAGCCACCCTGAGAGTCCAACCTTAATGTGTTTTtgacttacataaggattgtgaatgacagataAAATTCccccacaaaaagtgcagttttcctatTACaggtttgaaaaatattttttcatgtcaTTTTGCAAGTCAAATTTCCTTTCTGTTGGCagattattttgcttattttacaTAGCATGACTGAGCAGATTCTATCCAATTGGTCCAGCATTCAAAGAACCTAGAAAGAATATAGCTGAAGTATCATTAGCGTTCTTTAATTTTCTCCAGCTATATTACCCTTGGAAGTCACACCCAGAGTCTCTACCTAATATGCTACTCTTTTTGTCATTTTACAGCTCAGAATCCAGCAGCAGCCCTGGACCCGCTACAGCAGGCCTATGCTGGCAT from the Entelurus aequoreus isolate RoL-2023_Sb linkage group LG20, RoL_Eaeq_v1.1, whole genome shotgun sequence genome contains:
- the LOC133636057 gene encoding CUGBP Elav-like family member 3 isoform X2; the protein is MKEADAIKLFVGQIPRNLEEKDLKPIFEQFGKIYELTVIKDKYTGMHKGCAFLTYCARESALKAQSALHEQKTLPGMNRPIQVKPADSEGRGEDRKLFVGMLGKQQSDEDVRRLFEPFGSIDECTVLRGPDGTSKGCAFVKFQGHSEAQAAINSLHGSRTMPGASSSLVVKFADTEKERGLRRMQQVASQLGIFSPMTLNFPAYNAYTQAVNAQLVQQQALVAQSAYLSPVATVAAVQMQQMAALNANGIIATPITPITPSSGTNTPPTIAATPVPALPPPIGVNGYSTAPTNGQQGTETLYTNGVHTYQAQNPAAALDPLQQAYAGMQHYTAYPAAYGLVGQPFPQQPTLVAQQHQQPQQQQQREGPEGCNIFIYHLPQEFSDSEMLQMFLPFGNVISAKVFVDRATNQSKCFGFVSFDNPASAQAAIQAMNGFQIGMKRLKVQLKRPKDANRPY
- the LOC133636057 gene encoding CUGBP Elav-like family member 3 isoform X1 yields the protein MKEADAIKLFVGQIPRNLEEKDLKPIFEQFGKIYELTVIKDKYTGMHKGCAFLTYCARESALKAQSALHEQKTLPGMNRPIQVKPADSEGRGEDRKLFVGMLGKQQSDEDVRRLFEPFGSIDECTVLRGPDGTSKGCAFVKFQGHSEAQAAINSLHGSRTMPGASSSLVVKFADTEKERGLRRMQQVASQLGIFSPMTLNFPAYNAYTQAVNAQLVQQQALVAQSAYLSPVATVAAVQMQQMAALNANGIIATPITPITPSSGTNTPPTIAATPVPALPPPIGVNGYSTAPTNGQQGTETLYTNGVHTYQAQNPAAALDPLQQAYAGMQHYTAAYPAAYGLVGQPFPQQPTLVAQQHQQPQQQQQREGPEGCNIFIYHLPQEFSDSEMLQMFLPFGNVISAKVFVDRATNQSKCFGFVSFDNPASAQAAIQAMNGFQIGMKRLKVQLKRPKDANRPY
- the LOC133636057 gene encoding CUGBP Elav-like family member 3 isoform X4; translation: MNRPIQVKPADSEGRGEDRKLFVGMLGKQQSDEDVRRLFEPFGSIDECTVLRGPDGTSKGCAFVKFQGHSEAQAAINSLHGSRTMPGASSSLVVKFADTEKERGLRRMQQVASQLGIFSPMTLNFPAYNAYTQAVNAQLVQQQALVAQSAYLSPVATVAAVQMQQMAALNANGIIATPITPITPSSGTNTPPTIAATPVPALPPPIGVNGYSTAPTNGQQGTETLYTNGVHTYQAQNPAAALDPLQQAYAGMQHYTAAYPAAYGLVGQPFPQQPTLVAQQHQQPQQQQQREGPEGCNIFIYHLPQEFSDSEMLQMFLPFGNVISAKVFVDRATNQSKCFGFVSFDNPASAQAAIQAMNGFQIGMKRLKVQLKRPKDANRPY